A window of the Sporosarcina sp. FSL K6-2383 genome harbors these coding sequences:
- a CDS encoding helix-turn-helix transcriptional regulator, whose product MLENKINVWRAEKKWTQQQLADQVGVSRQTIIALEKNKYNPSFILAAKIANALEKPIMEVFNYKED is encoded by the coding sequence ATGCTTGAAAACAAAATAAACGTCTGGAGGGCAGAAAAAAAGTGGACACAGCAACAATTGGCTGACCAAGTGGGTGTTAGTCGACAAACAATAATTGCACTAGAAAAAAATAAATATAACCCATCTTTTATCTTGGCTGCTAAAATTGCAAATGCGCTTGAAAAACCCATAATGGAAGTCTTTAATTATAAGGAGGATTAA
- a CDS encoding LysM peptidoglycan-binding domain-containing C40 family peptidase, which translates to MKKITCSLILAGSLAFGMATTDAEASTHKVQSGESLWIISKANNVSVADLMKWNDLKSDEIMPNQVLQTSTKNSNSASVSKKTTVASPKVVDQAMKLIGIPYVFGGTTVKGFDCSGFIQYAYKKSGKSISRTTLSQFAQTKKVTAPKPGDLVFFQNTYRKGISHVGIYIGNNKFVHAGGKKSQVTSLSNSYWKSKFHSFKRL; encoded by the coding sequence ATGAAAAAAATAACATGTTCACTCATCTTAGCAGGCTCTTTAGCTTTCGGAATGGCAACGACTGATGCAGAAGCAAGTACACACAAAGTCCAATCCGGAGAATCATTGTGGATTATTTCAAAAGCAAACAATGTTTCCGTAGCAGATTTGATGAAATGGAATGACTTAAAGTCAGACGAAATTATGCCAAATCAAGTCTTGCAAACATCGACAAAGAATAGCAACTCAGCAAGTGTCAGCAAAAAAACGACTGTTGCTTCCCCAAAAGTTGTTGATCAAGCGATGAAGCTAATCGGGATACCTTACGTATTTGGTGGGACGACAGTTAAAGGGTTTGACTGTAGTGGATTTATACAATACGCTTACAAAAAATCCGGAAAAAGCATCTCACGCACCACGCTTAGCCAATTTGCACAAACGAAGAAAGTAACCGCTCCCAAGCCTGGTGATTTGGTCTTTTTCCAAAATACCTATCGTAAAGGCATTTCGCACGTCGGTATTTACATTGGCAATAATAAGTTCGTCCACGCTGGAGGCAAAAAATCGCAAGTCACAAGCTTAAGCAACAGCTATTGGAAATCGAAGTTTCATAGTTTTAAACGGTTGTAA
- the hpaB gene encoding 4-hydroxyphenylacetate 3-monooxygenase, oxygenase component, whose product MPVITGKDYIKRIDELHTNVWVDGQPVTGKISEHPAFKGVMKSQAALYDLQHETMSMTYSSPITGQQVGMSYLQPTTVEDLVKRRAMVQQWALSNNGMMGRSPDYMNTVIMALASSVDLLKGKENCFPENVVEFYEYARENDLSMTHTFIDPQVNRTQFYFEEDREPIAAKVVERNEAGLVIKGARLLATQGGITDEIVVIATGGVNDAANGFAFAIPSNSAGLKFVCRESFVGGNSIFNYPLSSRYEEMDAIVVFDNVLVPWKRVFYYDNIAVANSFMTCSSFQPFALHQVVSRQIVKTEFVLGVVQSVIDTINIGEYQHVQEKVTEIIIALETMKALVIKSEVEAELDEWGWVRPDRTTLQIAINYFPRVYPRFTEIIQQLGASGLMSIPTENSFQSSVREDLDQYLQSKADTAEDRVKIFRLAWDLTMSAFGTRETLYERFFFGDPVKLGGQLCHDYDRELFVKRVKEVLRI is encoded by the coding sequence ATGCCGGTAATTACGGGTAAAGATTACATCAAGCGAATCGATGAGTTGCACACGAATGTCTGGGTAGATGGGCAACCGGTGACAGGTAAGATTTCTGAGCATCCTGCTTTCAAAGGAGTCATGAAAAGTCAGGCTGCCTTATACGATTTACAGCATGAAACCATGAGTATGACGTATTCCTCCCCGATAACTGGGCAGCAAGTAGGTATGTCCTATTTACAACCAACGACCGTAGAGGATTTAGTGAAAAGACGTGCGATGGTCCAACAGTGGGCGCTGTCTAACAACGGCATGATGGGCAGAAGTCCTGATTATATGAATACCGTAATAATGGCGTTGGCCTCGTCTGTGGATTTATTGAAAGGAAAAGAGAACTGCTTTCCAGAAAATGTTGTGGAATTTTATGAGTATGCGCGTGAAAATGATCTATCCATGACTCATACGTTCATCGATCCACAAGTCAATCGAACGCAATTCTATTTCGAAGAGGATAGGGAGCCGATTGCTGCAAAAGTGGTCGAACGAAATGAGGCCGGCCTCGTCATCAAGGGTGCTCGCTTACTCGCAACACAGGGCGGCATTACCGATGAAATCGTCGTTATTGCAACAGGTGGCGTGAATGATGCGGCCAATGGTTTCGCATTCGCAATTCCTAGTAACAGTGCCGGTCTCAAGTTTGTCTGTCGAGAATCATTTGTAGGGGGGAACTCCATATTTAATTATCCATTAAGTTCACGTTACGAGGAAATGGATGCAATCGTTGTATTTGATAATGTACTTGTACCGTGGAAGCGCGTGTTTTATTATGACAATATTGCGGTTGCGAACAGCTTCATGACTTGTAGCTCGTTTCAACCGTTTGCACTGCATCAGGTCGTTTCTAGGCAAATTGTAAAAACAGAATTTGTGTTAGGTGTTGTCCAATCCGTCATCGACACCATTAATATCGGCGAATACCAGCATGTGCAAGAGAAGGTAACAGAAATTATCATTGCATTGGAAACGATGAAGGCATTGGTCATCAAATCTGAAGTTGAAGCCGAGCTAGACGAATGGGGATGGGTGCGACCTGATCGAACAACACTCCAAATCGCTATTAACTACTTCCCGCGTGTCTATCCACGCTTCACAGAAATCATTCAGCAACTAGGAGCCAGTGGACTCATGTCCATTCCGACAGAAAATAGCTTCCAGTCCAGTGTTCGGGAAGATTTAGACCAGTATTTGCAATCGAAAGCCGATACTGCAGAGGATAGAGTGAAGATTTTTCGTTTGGCATGGGATTTGACGATGAGTGCATTTGGTACGCGCGAGACATTATATGAACGTTTTTTCTTTGGCGATCCAGTAAAATTGGGGGGGCAATTGTGTCATGATTATGATAGAGAATTGTTTGTGAAGCGGGTGAAAGAGGTTCTGAGGATATAA
- a CDS encoding AAA family ATPase encodes MKCQHCGQNEATMSLRFQMNHQGMQVNLCHGCFQEIQSQLATGKMPPFSNDAQHFSQANGSQQARTQTRQTKENQGTGLLDQLGKNLSNEAKDGQIDPVIGRDQEVKRVIETLNRRNKNNPVLIGEPGVGKTAIAEGLAVKIHEGDVPVKLMNKQVYLLDVASLVTNTGIRGQFEERMKQLIEELQTRKDVILFVDEIHLLVGAGKAEGSQMDAGNILKPALARGSLQLIGATTLKEYRQIEKDAALERRFQPIIVKEPSAEDTIQILNGIKNRYEEFHGVHYTDEAVQAFVTLSQRYIQDRFLPDKAIDLMDEVGARLNLAHTSADSKSIGVRLNEVIQQKELEAEQENYEKAANLRYEEIQLRKKLEEAKQSDEVEHGEVSVADIELIVEEKTGIPVTKLQAAEQAKMKGITESLSKKVIGQTEAVDKIAKAIRRSRAGLKAKDRPIGSFLFVGPTGVGKTEITKVLAEELFGSRDALIRLDMSEYMEKHAVSKIIGSPPGYVGHEEAGQLTEQIRRNPYSILLLDEIEKAHPDVQNMFLQIMEDGRLTDSHGRTVSFKDTVIIMTSNAGTGDKKVSVGFNQTVHESVTMMETLGNYFKPEFLNRFDSIITFNELTEENLLEVVDLMLVDLQAAIEENNIDITISAEAKQALVKLGYDKRFGARPLRRVIQDKIEDPLTDLILEEEHIEKVHVDVVDDEIIVSKI; translated from the coding sequence ATGAAATGTCAACATTGTGGTCAGAATGAAGCAACGATGAGTTTAAGATTTCAGATGAATCATCAGGGAATGCAAGTCAACTTATGTCACGGATGTTTTCAAGAAATCCAAAGTCAATTGGCTACTGGCAAAATGCCACCATTCAGCAACGATGCGCAGCATTTTTCCCAAGCGAACGGTAGTCAACAGGCGCGGACACAAACAAGACAGACAAAAGAAAATCAAGGTACTGGTTTGTTAGACCAACTTGGTAAAAATCTTTCAAACGAGGCTAAGGATGGACAAATTGATCCTGTTATCGGACGTGATCAGGAAGTAAAGCGTGTCATTGAAACGTTAAATCGAAGAAATAAAAATAACCCGGTGTTAATCGGAGAGCCGGGTGTCGGAAAAACAGCCATTGCCGAAGGGCTTGCTGTGAAAATTCACGAAGGCGATGTACCTGTGAAATTGATGAACAAACAAGTGTATCTGTTAGATGTCGCTTCACTAGTTACGAATACAGGTATTCGGGGACAATTCGAAGAGCGGATGAAACAATTGATTGAAGAACTTCAGACGCGGAAAGATGTCATTTTATTCGTCGATGAAATTCACCTGCTTGTTGGTGCAGGAAAAGCAGAAGGTTCACAAATGGATGCAGGAAATATTCTAAAGCCAGCTTTAGCGCGTGGGAGCTTACAACTTATTGGCGCAACAACGTTGAAAGAATACCGTCAAATTGAAAAAGACGCTGCTCTTGAACGTCGGTTCCAACCGATTATCGTGAAAGAGCCGTCTGCAGAAGATACGATTCAAATCCTAAATGGCATTAAAAATCGTTATGAAGAGTTCCACGGTGTTCACTATACGGATGAAGCAGTGCAAGCTTTTGTCACTTTATCGCAACGTTATATCCAAGACCGATTTTTACCAGACAAAGCGATTGATTTGATGGATGAAGTCGGGGCGCGTTTAAATCTTGCACATACGTCGGCTGATTCTAAATCAATCGGTGTACGTCTCAATGAAGTCATTCAGCAAAAAGAGCTGGAGGCGGAACAAGAAAATTATGAAAAAGCAGCGAATTTACGTTATGAGGAAATTCAATTACGTAAAAAATTAGAAGAGGCAAAACAAAGTGATGAAGTAGAACATGGGGAAGTGTCTGTTGCAGACATTGAGTTGATTGTCGAAGAAAAAACAGGGATTCCTGTGACAAAGTTGCAAGCAGCAGAACAAGCGAAGATGAAAGGCATCACGGAGAGCCTTAGTAAAAAAGTCATTGGACAAACAGAAGCGGTTGATAAAATTGCAAAGGCCATTCGTCGTAGCCGCGCAGGGCTCAAAGCGAAAGATCGCCCGATTGGATCATTCTTGTTTGTCGGTCCAACAGGTGTCGGAAAAACAGAAATTACGAAAGTGCTTGCAGAAGAGTTATTCGGTTCGCGTGATGCGTTAATTCGCCTCGATATGAGTGAATATATGGAAAAACACGCGGTATCCAAAATTATCGGTTCTCCTCCGGGCTATGTAGGGCATGAGGAAGCTGGTCAATTGACAGAACAAATTCGTCGCAATCCATATTCAATTTTACTGTTAGATGAAATTGAAAAAGCACATCCGGATGTTCAAAATATGTTCCTGCAAATTATGGAGGATGGGCGATTAACGGATTCGCATGGTCGCACCGTTAGCTTTAAAGATACGGTCATTATTATGACAAGTAACGCGGGAACAGGCGACAAAAAAGTGAGCGTCGGATTCAATCAAACTGTACATGAATCCGTCACGATGATGGAAACATTGGGGAACTATTTTAAACCAGAATTCCTCAATCGTTTCGATTCAATTATTACATTCAATGAACTAACAGAAGAAAATCTACTTGAAGTTGTTGACTTGATGTTAGTAGATTTACAAGCTGCCATTGAAGAAAATAATATTGACATAACGATTTCAGCAGAAGCAAAACAGGCGTTGGTTAAACTAGGTTATGACAAACGTTTCGGTGCTCGACCGCTGCGAAGAGTCATTCAAGATAAAATTGAAGATCCATTAACAGATCTTATTTTAGAGGAAGAGCATATTGAAAAAGTTCATGTCGATGTTGTAGATGATGAGATTATTGTAAGCAAAATCTAA
- a CDS encoding conserved phage C-terminal domain-containing protein has translation MNLLIQESPLQVLPSLAMQVGLNEAMVLQQLHFRSLISNNIRDGYKWVYKTYEEWKNDEFPFWSVDTIKRAIRRLEVKGFIIATASYNRMKMDKTKWYRIDYQKLQLHTEEQHAIMPIAKSAEEEAQIAPTTEGEMPLAITKETESSKKDIVEYELDVVSVIDYLNDKTSKQFKANSKASVQLVTARLREGYTVVDCQKVIDAKAKEWLGDPRWQKYLRPSTLFNATNFENYLEESRGSDLPASSQPEPFELDFSKGET, from the coding sequence ATGAATTTATTAATACAAGAGTCGCCACTTCAAGTGCTTCCATCGCTCGCAATGCAAGTTGGGTTGAACGAGGCAATGGTACTCCAGCAACTACATTTTCGCTCGCTTATCTCGAACAATATTCGGGATGGATATAAATGGGTTTATAAAACATATGAAGAGTGGAAAAACGATGAATTTCCATTTTGGTCTGTCGATACGATTAAACGAGCGATTCGTAGACTAGAAGTTAAAGGATTTATTATTGCAACTGCTTCGTATAATCGGATGAAAATGGACAAGACGAAATGGTACCGAATTGATTATCAAAAACTTCAACTTCATACAGAGGAGCAGCATGCAATTATGCCGATAGCAAAATCAGCTGAAGAGGAAGCGCAAATTGCTCCCACTACAGAAGGCGAAATGCCCCTAGCAATAACCAAAGAGACTGAGAGTAGTAAAAAAGATATTGTCGAGTATGAACTCGACGTTGTGTCTGTCATTGATTATTTGAATGACAAAACAAGCAAACAATTTAAAGCGAATTCAAAGGCGTCAGTCCAATTAGTAACAGCACGTTTACGTGAAGGGTATACAGTGGTTGATTGCCAAAAAGTCATTGATGCGAAAGCGAAGGAATGGCTCGGTGATCCACGTTGGCAGAAGTATTTACGTCCTTCTACGTTATTCAATGCGACGAATTTTGAAAACTATTTGGAGGAATCGAGGGGCAGTGATTTGCCAGCAAGTAGTCAACCAGAACCGTTTGAATTGGATTTTAGCAAAGGGGAGACATGA
- a CDS encoding LURP-one-related family protein — translation MRQLYIKQKVLSLSGKFSVKDELENEVYFVEGSFLQIPKTFSIMSAARQEVAMITKKTFSFLPTFLVDVHGQETMTIKKEFSFLKARYSIDAAGIEVRGNWWDMDFEVHQHGNLIGAVSKKWFTWGDSYQLEIMNDEMEPLLVALVVAIDCAKAAQGAAAGAAGGG, via the coding sequence ATGAGACAGTTGTATATTAAGCAAAAAGTATTGAGCCTGAGTGGTAAGTTTTCGGTGAAGGATGAGCTGGAAAACGAAGTGTATTTTGTCGAGGGAAGCTTTTTGCAAATACCAAAGACGTTTTCCATTATGAGTGCGGCCAGGCAGGAAGTGGCGATGATTACGAAAAAAACATTTAGTTTCCTTCCAACTTTTCTTGTCGATGTCCATGGTCAAGAAACGATGACAATCAAAAAGGAATTTTCTTTTTTGAAAGCACGCTATTCAATTGACGCGGCGGGGATAGAAGTACGTGGAAATTGGTGGGACATGGATTTCGAAGTGCACCAACATGGCAATTTGATCGGAGCAGTTAGCAAAAAGTGGTTCACATGGGGTGATAGCTATCAGTTGGAAATTATGAATGACGAAATGGAACCACTTCTCGTGGCACTCGTTGTAGCGATTGATTGTGCGAAAGCTGCACAGGGTGCTGCCGCCGGGGCTGCTGGTGGGGGATGA
- a CDS encoding DEAD/DEAH box helicase: protein MSERSFKDYQLSNEITRALALLKYETPIEVQSQVIPRALDKQDLIVKSHTGSGKTAAFGIPLCEMIDWEGQNPQALILAPTRELAVQVQEDVAAIGRVKGIRTVAVYGKEPFAKQQEELERKTHIVVGTPGRMRDHIDKETFNVDDVKYLIIDEADEMLSMGFAAQVEAIIEKLPSSRVTMVFSATWPATVEELCRKYMSNPIDIQIASTAVTTSAIEHSMFKVKEAGKMALLKNILAIEKPASCIIFCKTKRQVDTVFAELKKSNYSCEKIHGGIVQEHRFAVMEGFKLGNFRYLVATDVAARGIDVEHISLVINYDVPMEKESYVHRTGRTGRAGKKGKAITFATPTDREALSTIETYIGFEIPVREAPAQQKVAVGKNASEENLAGRRGVSNNNTMKLHFNGGKKKKLRAVDFVGTIARIPGVTADDIGVITIEDSLTYVDMLNGKGLLVLQAMKETTIKGKKLTVSEAIRG, encoded by the coding sequence ATGAGTGAAAGAAGTTTTAAAGACTATCAGTTAAGCAATGAAATCACAAGAGCCCTAGCTTTATTGAAATACGAAACGCCGATAGAGGTTCAAAGTCAAGTCATACCACGAGCCTTAGACAAACAAGATCTCATCGTGAAATCTCATACAGGCAGTGGCAAGACAGCGGCATTTGGTATCCCTCTATGTGAAATGATTGACTGGGAGGGGCAGAATCCGCAAGCATTAATTCTGGCACCTACTCGGGAGCTTGCAGTTCAAGTGCAAGAAGACGTAGCAGCTATCGGGCGAGTAAAAGGAATTAGAACCGTGGCGGTGTACGGTAAAGAACCATTTGCAAAACAGCAGGAAGAATTGGAACGGAAAACGCATATTGTTGTCGGTACACCCGGGCGTATGCGGGACCATATTGACAAGGAAACGTTCAATGTAGATGACGTAAAATATTTAATTATAGATGAAGCAGATGAAATGCTAAGCATGGGTTTTGCTGCCCAAGTAGAAGCGATTATTGAGAAATTACCTTCCAGTAGAGTGACGATGGTCTTTTCCGCTACATGGCCTGCAACTGTTGAAGAACTTTGCCGTAAATATATGAGCAATCCCATAGATATCCAAATTGCTTCTACAGCAGTCACTACGAGTGCGATTGAACATAGCATGTTTAAAGTGAAAGAAGCAGGGAAAATGGCATTGCTAAAAAACATTTTAGCTATTGAGAAACCTGCTAGCTGCATTATCTTCTGCAAAACAAAAAGACAAGTGGACACAGTGTTTGCAGAGTTGAAGAAATCCAATTATTCCTGTGAAAAAATTCACGGTGGAATCGTACAAGAACATCGATTTGCGGTTATGGAAGGATTCAAATTGGGCAATTTCCGTTATCTCGTAGCGACCGATGTGGCAGCAAGAGGAATCGATGTAGAGCATATTTCACTAGTCATCAACTACGACGTTCCAATGGAAAAGGAGAGCTATGTCCACCGAACAGGCAGAACCGGTCGTGCGGGTAAAAAAGGAAAGGCGATTACGTTTGCAACGCCTACTGACAGGGAGGCCCTTTCAACAATTGAAACATACATTGGCTTTGAGATACCTGTAAGGGAAGCACCAGCGCAGCAGAAAGTAGCTGTTGGGAAAAACGCTTCCGAGGAAAACCTAGCTGGTCGTCGGGGAGTCAGCAACAATAATACGATGAAGCTCCATTTCAACGGTGGAAAAAAGAAGAAGCTTCGGGCTGTAGATTTTGTTGGAACGATTGCGAGGATTCCTGGAGTGACAGCGGATGATATTGGTGTGATTACTATAGAGGATAGTTTGACTTATGTTGATATGCTGAATGGTAAGGGGTTATTGGTTTTGCAAGCGATGAAAGAAACTACGATTAAAGGGAAGAAGCTTACGGTTAGTGAGGCGATTAGAGGCTGA
- a CDS encoding nucleoside triphosphate pyrophosphohydrolase, protein MPIYNKLVRDNIPEIIEKSGKIFTTHLLNDDEYITEINNKMGEELAEYLETTTTADALEELADLLELIHAATVYHGSTFEELEEVRVEKAVKRGGFNERIFLLEVEDD, encoded by the coding sequence ATGCCAATCTACAACAAACTTGTACGTGACAACATCCCAGAAATTATTGAAAAGTCTGGCAAGATATTTACAACTCACTTATTAAACGACGATGAATATATAACAGAAATCAATAACAAAATGGGCGAAGAATTAGCCGAGTACCTGGAAACAACGACGACTGCAGACGCGCTGGAAGAACTTGCGGATCTGTTGGAACTTATTCATGCCGCTACTGTATATCATGGCTCTACATTTGAAGAGCTTGAAGAAGTGAGAGTTGAGAAAGCAGTAAAACGTGGAGGATTCAATGAACGTATCTTTTTGCTAGAAGTAGAAGATGACTAA
- a CDS encoding YHYH domain-containing protein, translated as MQKLFVTFSLILFTLSFFASNVSAHPGRTDGSGGHTCRTNCAKWGLNTGEYHYHNGGGSSSSATTTTSKPEPTYSQADVDEGKTSGQSKGYEDGYSRTNNNSITDIGNEGYKKGYVSGYEAGYNEGLKKIKEEDIVYGTTSGENDGKASLRKGENKEAPTNDSKSDDWNNAYKAAFIKSFDYEKTVQNAEKLGSDSGYSLAKLAVPADLSKDETVKKAFESHYKIGYEKRTKEENDKHLELGNKDGYALSSLAIASLDSRFVDSYKQGYEEGKSERKDEVLVEGHQSAFINMNYQETSDYDNQELMDWHKEGFESNEVAVQIKETAFENGHTNSEYVIPEEFKLNEESIALYDSLFQEGQELRNQENEKKMMVTAGIAVPVAGVAIGGLFLRKRKKKKLI; from the coding sequence ATGCAGAAATTATTTGTAACTTTTAGTTTAATACTGTTCACCTTATCCTTTTTTGCTAGCAATGTATCGGCTCATCCAGGTAGAACAGATGGTAGTGGAGGTCATACCTGTAGAACAAACTGCGCAAAATGGGGTTTGAATACAGGTGAATATCACTATCATAATGGAGGTGGCTCTAGTTCTAGTGCAACCACAACTACTTCTAAACCAGAACCAACCTATAGCCAAGCGGATGTGGATGAAGGAAAAACTAGTGGTCAATCAAAAGGGTATGAAGATGGTTATAGCAGAACGAACAATAATTCTATCACTGACATAGGCAACGAAGGCTATAAAAAAGGGTATGTCTCAGGATATGAAGCAGGTTACAATGAAGGGCTCAAGAAAATTAAAGAGGAAGATATAGTGTATGGGACTACTTCAGGAGAAAATGATGGGAAAGCATCTCTTCGAAAAGGCGAGAATAAAGAAGCACCAACTAATGATTCTAAATCCGATGATTGGAATAATGCCTATAAAGCAGCATTCATAAAATCATTTGATTATGAAAAGACAGTACAAAACGCTGAGAAATTAGGGAGTGACTCTGGCTACTCTCTAGCAAAATTAGCAGTTCCCGCCGATTTATCCAAAGATGAAACAGTAAAAAAGGCATTTGAGTCCCATTATAAAATAGGCTATGAAAAGCGAACAAAGGAAGAAAATGATAAGCATTTGGAGTTAGGAAATAAGGATGGATACGCCTTATCATCACTAGCGATTGCCTCTCTCGATAGCAGATTCGTGGATTCCTATAAGCAGGGGTATGAAGAAGGAAAGTCCGAACGAAAAGATGAAGTCTTAGTAGAAGGACATCAATCCGCTTTTATCAATATGAACTATCAAGAAACAAGCGATTACGATAACCAAGAGCTAATGGATTGGCATAAAGAAGGCTTTGAATCAAATGAAGTTGCTGTTCAGATCAAAGAGACGGCTTTTGAAAATGGTCACACTAATTCAGAGTACGTCATTCCCGAGGAATTTAAGTTGAATGAAGAATCTATCGCATTATATGATTCTTTATTCCAAGAAGGACAAGAACTAAGGAATCAGGAAAATGAAAAGAAAATGATGGTTACTGCGGGAATTGCCGTACCAGTGGCAGGTGTAGCCATTGGTGGACTTTTCCTGAGAAAACGGAAAAAGAAAAAACTTATATAG
- a CDS encoding DUF2075 domain-containing protein, producing the protein MIIYESTKEQFVGDIVNELLIDRLYNSYQEKIGRTSKSEIRSWENSLQKMSNVMQDDDIPNDASVAIEFNIPNTSKRVDFLIAGNDGVQDHVVIVELKQWESVEKIATRDGIVKTYIGKGNREITHPSYQAWSYAALIEDFNENVQKQEIQLRPCAYLHNYRKVEDDPLTDMHYNDHLEKAPVFTKGEIEKLRSFIKKFIKLGDQNQLIYQIENGRIRPSKSLQDSLNNMLKGNEEFIMIDEQKVFYEEAFYLALESAKTNTKQVMIVQGGPGTGKSVLAINLLVKLIDQGLVAMYVTKNSAPRNIYSSKLKGDFKKTHIDNLFKGSGSFTEVEDNEFDVLIIDEAHRLNEKSGMFRNKGENQVKELIKGSRFTIFFIDENQKVTLSDIGSVEIIKKYAKQFNADIILHELTSQFRCDGSDGYIAWLDDVLQIRNTANMHELGMDYDIRIYDDPNEMLAEIESLNKRNNKSRVMAGYCWEWPKNNRQDVNHHDIAIPEHDFGMSWNIENTWAIESSSVREAGCIHTAQGLEFDHVGVIIGDDLRYENGQIITDHTKRAKTDQSLKGIKKIAKEDPEEAHLLADPIIRNTYRTLMTRGQKGCFVYCTDPTLQAYLKERLEKVTFYRQKRQQSLYLVDEREEYRT; encoded by the coding sequence ATGATTATATATGAGTCGACAAAAGAGCAATTCGTGGGTGATATAGTAAATGAACTTCTAATTGATCGATTATACAATTCTTATCAGGAGAAAATTGGTCGCACGTCTAAATCTGAGATACGTTCATGGGAAAATTCTTTGCAAAAAATGTCTAATGTTATGCAAGATGATGACATTCCAAATGATGCTTCTGTTGCAATTGAGTTCAATATTCCCAATACATCCAAACGAGTAGACTTCCTTATTGCAGGAAACGATGGAGTTCAAGATCATGTAGTTATTGTAGAACTGAAGCAATGGGAAAGTGTTGAAAAAATAGCTACAAGAGATGGAATCGTAAAAACATATATAGGAAAAGGGAATCGTGAAATAACACATCCATCCTATCAAGCTTGGTCTTATGCTGCACTAATTGAAGATTTTAACGAGAATGTGCAAAAACAAGAAATACAATTAAGGCCCTGTGCATATCTACATAATTATAGAAAAGTCGAAGATGATCCATTAACAGATATGCATTATAATGACCATCTTGAAAAGGCACCTGTATTTACAAAGGGTGAAATAGAGAAACTTCGTTCGTTTATTAAAAAGTTCATTAAACTAGGGGATCAAAACCAACTAATATATCAAATAGAAAATGGAAGAATTCGGCCATCAAAATCATTGCAAGATTCATTAAATAATATGTTGAAAGGCAATGAAGAATTTATAATGATTGACGAACAAAAAGTATTCTATGAAGAAGCATTTTATCTTGCTCTGGAGAGTGCAAAAACAAATACAAAGCAAGTGATGATTGTTCAAGGAGGGCCCGGTACAGGGAAATCTGTATTGGCTATAAACTTACTAGTAAAACTAATTGACCAAGGACTCGTCGCGATGTACGTTACAAAAAACTCTGCGCCCCGTAACATATATTCTTCAAAGTTAAAGGGAGATTTTAAAAAGACTCATATTGATAATCTGTTTAAGGGCTCCGGTAGTTTTACAGAGGTTGAAGATAATGAATTTGATGTACTAATCATAGATGAAGCGCATCGTTTAAATGAAAAGTCCGGTATGTTTCGTAATAAAGGAGAAAATCAAGTTAAGGAATTAATCAAAGGCTCTAGGTTCACTATATTTTTTATAGATGAAAACCAAAAGGTGACTTTGAGTGATATCGGTAGTGTGGAGATAATAAAAAAATATGCAAAACAATTCAATGCCGATATTATTTTGCATGAACTAACATCCCAATTCCGTTGTGATGGATCTGATGGTTACATTGCTTGGTTAGATGATGTGTTGCAGATTCGAAATACGGCGAATATGCATGAATTAGGAATGGACTATGATATACGGATTTACGATGACCCGAATGAAATGCTTGCGGAAATCGAAAGTCTGAATAAAAGAAACAATAAATCCCGTGTAATGGCAGGGTATTGTTGGGAATGGCCAAAGAACAATCGGCAAGACGTAAATCATCATGACATTGCCATTCCTGAACATGATTTTGGAATGAGTTGGAATATCGAAAACACCTGGGCCATTGAGAGCTCTTCAGTGAGAGAAGCAGGCTGTATCCATACTGCCCAAGGATTGGAGTTCGATCATGTAGGTGTTATTATTGGCGATGATTTGCGATATGAGAATGGTCAAATCATCACAGATCACACGAAGCGTGCAAAGACAGACCAATCCTTAAAAGGGATAAAAAAGATTGCAAAAGAAGACCCTGAGGAAGCACATTTATTAGCTGATCCAATTATTCGTAACACGTATAGAACATTAATGACTCGTGGACAGAAGGGCTGCTTTGTTTATTGTACTGACCCTACGTTACAAGCTTATTTAAAAGAGAGATTGGAAAAAGTTACGTTCTATCGCCAGAAGAGGCAGCAATCACTATATTTAGTGGACGAGAGAGAAGAATATAGAACGTGA